In bacterium, a single genomic region encodes these proteins:
- a CDS encoding ABC transporter permease, with translation MSTLAGALRAARPIRLPLPLGILAGGLMLLVLLAGTTLAPVLVPSSPEAQDLNAMLQPPSAAHPFGTDNYGRDVFTRVLYGAAIDLRIGVLAVIFPFVFGALAGAVAGYLGGWTDVAVMRTVDVITAIPFLVLVIAIVAFLGPGETNILIAIGVVEWIVFARLVRAEVLREKNLEYVAALRALGFNRWRIILRHILPNAIAPAVTYLASDIVLIILTVSTLGFLGLGVRPPAPEWGLMIAEGRTFLYTGWWIAAMPGFACMFAGIAFILVGDGLADLLRVRGQ, from the coding sequence GTGAGCACGCTCGCGGGGGCGCTGCGCGCCGCCCGGCCGATCCGGCTCCCGCTGCCCCTCGGGATCCTCGCCGGGGGGCTGATGCTCCTGGTGTTGCTCGCGGGGACCACGCTCGCCCCGGTGCTGGTGCCTTCCAGCCCGGAGGCGCAGGACCTCAACGCCATGCTGCAGCCGCCCTCGGCGGCGCACCCGTTCGGGACCGACAATTACGGCCGGGACGTCTTCACCCGGGTCCTGTACGGGGCGGCGATCGACCTGCGGATCGGCGTGCTCGCGGTGATCTTCCCGTTCGTCTTCGGGGCGCTGGCGGGGGCGGTGGCGGGCTACCTGGGCGGCTGGACGGACGTGGCCGTGATGCGCACCGTGGACGTGATCACCGCCATCCCGTTCCTGGTGCTGGTGATCGCGATCGTGGCGTTCCTGGGGCCCGGGGAGACGAACATCCTCATCGCGATCGGCGTCGTGGAGTGGATCGTCTTCGCCCGGCTCGTCCGCGCCGAGGTGCTGCGGGAGAAAAACTTGGAGTACGTGGCAGCGCTGCGCGCGCTCGGCTTCAACCGGTGGCGGATCATCCTCCGCCACATCCTGCCGAACGCGATCGCCCCCGCGGTGACGTACCTCGCCTCGGACATCGTGCTGATCATCCTCACGGTGTCGACCCTGGGCTTCCTGGGGCTGGGCGTTCGCCCGCCCGCCCCGGAGTGGGGGTTGATGATCGCGGAGGGGCGCACCTTCCTGTACACCGGCTGGTGGATCGCCGCCATGCCGGGGTTTGCCTGCATGTTCGCCGGCATCGCGTTCATCCTGGTGGGCGACGGCCTCGCCGATTTGCTGCGCGTCCGCGGCCAGTGA
- a CDS encoding ABC transporter ATP-binding protein encodes MTEPVLAVEGLRVEIPTPRGVVEAVRGVSFEVLPGETFALVGESGSGKTMTCRSILRLAHPPARIVGGTVRFEGRDLLRLRERDLERIRGRGIAMVFQDPMTALNPVLTIERQIGEVLTAAPRAPAERRRQIVTLLRQVGIADAERRLHAYPHQLSGGQRQRVMLAVVLARRPAVLLADEPTTALDVTIQAQILRLLAALQRQLSMALVLVTHDLGIVRRVVHRVAVMYAGQIVELAPTADLFARPLHPYTAGLIGSVPSMDRRRPLVPIAGAPPDLIGLGEGCAFAPRCPLASAECRRGEILLRQVAPGRLSRCLKAEQLGGAAVA; translated from the coding sequence GTGACCGAACCGGTTCTCGCCGTCGAGGGCCTGCGGGTCGAGATCCCTACCCCGCGCGGGGTCGTGGAGGCCGTGCGCGGCGTGAGCTTTGAGGTCCTCCCCGGCGAGACCTTCGCGCTCGTCGGCGAGTCGGGATCGGGGAAGACGATGACCTGCCGATCGATCCTGCGCCTGGCCCACCCGCCGGCCCGGATCGTCGGCGGCACCGTCCGCTTCGAGGGACGCGACCTCCTCCGGCTGCGCGAGCGCGACCTCGAGCGCATCCGGGGACGCGGGATCGCCATGGTGTTCCAGGATCCCATGACCGCCCTCAACCCCGTCCTGACGATCGAGCGGCAGATCGGGGAGGTGCTCACCGCCGCCCCCCGCGCCCCCGCCGAGCGGCGGCGGCAGATCGTGACGCTGCTGCGCCAGGTGGGCATCGCCGACGCGGAGCGCCGGCTCCACGCCTACCCGCACCAGCTCTCGGGGGGACAGCGGCAGCGGGTGATGCTCGCCGTCGTCCTGGCGCGCCGGCCGGCCGTGCTGCTGGCCGACGAGCCCACGACCGCGCTCGATGTCACGATCCAGGCCCAGATCCTCCGCCTGCTCGCCGCGCTGCAGCGGCAGCTGTCGATGGCGCTCGTGCTCGTGACGCACGACCTCGGCATCGTCCGGCGGGTCGTGCACCGGGTGGCGGTGATGTACGCGGGCCAGATCGTGGAGCTGGCGCCAACGGCCGACCTGTTCGCACGCCCCCTGCACCCCTACACCGCGGGGCTGATCGGATCGGTCCCCAGCATGGACCGCCGCCGGCCGCTGGTGCCGATCGCCGGCGCCCCGCCGGACCTCATCGGCCTGGGCGAGGGGTGCGCGTTCGCGCCGCGGTGCCCGCTGGCCTCGGCGGAGTGCCGGCGGGGGGAGATCCTGCTGCGCCAGGTGGCGCCGGGGCGCCTGAGCCGCTGCCTCAAAGCGGAGCAATTGGGGGGGGCCGCGGTTGCCTGA
- a CDS encoding oligopeptide/dipeptide ABC transporter ATP-binding protein: protein MPEPLLRVRDLVKHFPLPLTLVGALRRRRPDQVRAVDGVSFDLARGATLGLVGESGCGKSTLGRCLLRLYQPDAGAVWFGDVDLARLDEHALAPYRKRMQVVLQDPYSSLDPRQRVGNALTEVLAVHGIGTPAERPARVKRLLTQVGLGPTDAHKYPGEFSGGQRQRISIARALAVGPELLVADEPVSALDVSIQAQILHLLLDLRASLGLTMLFISHDLRVVRYLSDEVAVMYLGKIVEQAPSAALFSRPLHPYTLALLSAIPEVEEQPREMIEIEGEPSSAVRIPPGCRFHPRCPWKVDRCLTEAPSLRELGPHHLVACHEAERHAGATAAG, encoded by the coding sequence TTGCCTGAGCCGCTGCTGCGGGTCCGCGATCTCGTCAAGCACTTCCCGCTGCCGCTCACGCTCGTCGGCGCCCTGCGGCGCCGGCGGCCGGACCAGGTGCGCGCCGTCGATGGGGTCTCGTTCGACCTCGCCCGCGGGGCGACGCTCGGCCTGGTGGGCGAGTCCGGGTGCGGGAAGAGCACCCTCGGCCGCTGCCTGCTGCGGCTGTACCAGCCCGACGCCGGCGCCGTGTGGTTCGGCGACGTCGATCTCGCCCGGCTCGACGAGCACGCCCTCGCCCCGTACCGGAAGCGCATGCAGGTCGTGCTCCAGGACCCGTATTCGTCGCTCGATCCTCGGCAGCGGGTCGGCAACGCGCTGACCGAGGTGCTGGCGGTTCACGGGATCGGCACGCCCGCCGAGCGCCCCGCGCGGGTGAAGCGGCTCCTCACCCAGGTGGGCCTCGGCCCGACCGACGCCCACAAGTACCCGGGGGAGTTCTCCGGCGGCCAGCGCCAGCGGATCAGCATCGCCCGCGCCCTCGCCGTCGGCCCGGAGCTGCTCGTGGCCGACGAACCCGTCTCCGCCCTCGACGTCTCCATCCAGGCGCAGATCCTGCACCTATTGCTCGACCTGCGGGCGTCGCTCGGGCTGACGATGCTCTTCATCTCGCACGACCTGCGCGTCGTCCGCTACCTGAGCGACGAAGTGGCGGTGATGTACCTGGGGAAGATCGTGGAGCAGGCCCCCAGCGCCGCGCTGTTCAGCCGCCCCCTGCACCCGTACACGCTGGCCCTGCTCTCCGCGATCCCGGAGGTGGAAGAGCAGCCGCGCGAGATGATCGAGATCGAGGGCGAGCCCTCGAGCGCGGTCCGCATCCCTCCGGGCTGCCGGTTCCATCCAAGGTGCCCCTGGAAGGTGGACCGCTGCCTCACCGAGGCCCCATCGCTCCGGGAGCTCGGGCCCCATCACCTCGTGGCGTGCCACGAAGCCGAGCGGCATGCCGGAGCCACCGCCGCGGGCTGA
- a CDS encoding carbohydrate ABC transporter permease, which produces MAGRRSPWRLVVLLTLGGLALVYLFPFAWLLSTSLKPTRELYSQPPTLWPVHPSLDAYSAALLGAGNWVLLRNSLVVCLAAVVLTLALALLIAYPLTRLPVPAAFRRGLLSWLLSLRFLPSMVVVIPIFATIRQLGLYDRLLALILIYAAFSLPFAVWMLKGFLSEIPMEVEEAALADGATRWRAFFQIMLPMLSPGLLAASVITFALAWSEFLYALILTATPRSQTFSIAVWSFVTEFEIIWNQMAAVGVISALVPVVLLLLARRYVISALTFGAVREKA; this is translated from the coding sequence ATGGCCGGGCGGCGCTCGCCGTGGCGCCTGGTGGTCCTGCTGACGCTCGGCGGGCTCGCGCTCGTCTACCTCTTCCCGTTCGCCTGGCTGCTCTCCACCTCGCTGAAGCCGACCAGGGAGCTCTACTCCCAGCCGCCGACGCTGTGGCCGGTGCACCCCAGTCTGGACGCGTACAGCGCGGCGCTGCTCGGCGCGGGAAACTGGGTGCTGCTCCGGAACAGCCTCGTGGTCTGCCTGGCCGCGGTCGTCCTCACGCTGGCCCTCGCCCTGCTGATCGCGTACCCGCTGACCCGCCTCCCGGTGCCCGCGGCCTTCCGACGCGGGCTGCTCTCGTGGCTGCTCAGCCTGCGCTTCCTCCCCTCGATGGTCGTGGTCATCCCGATCTTCGCCACGATCCGGCAGTTGGGGCTCTACGACCGCCTCCTCGCCCTGATCCTCATCTACGCGGCGTTCTCGCTGCCGTTTGCGGTGTGGATGCTTAAGGGCTTCCTGTCGGAGATCCCGATGGAGGTCGAGGAGGCCGCGCTGGCGGATGGGGCCACGCGCTGGCGGGCGTTCTTCCAGATCATGCTGCCGATGCTCTCGCCAGGGCTGCTGGCGGCGTCCGTGATCACGTTTGCGCTGGCCTGGAGCGAGTTCCTCTACGCGCTGATCCTGACGGCGACGCCGCGCTCGCAGACCTTCTCCATCGCCGTGTGGAGCTTCGTCACCGAGTTCGAGATCATCTGGAACCAGATGGCGGCGGTGGGGGTGATCTCGGCGTTGGTGCCGGTGGTCCTGCTGCTGCTGGCCCGCAGGTACGTGATCTCCGCGCTGACGTTCGGCGCGGTGCGCGAGAAGGCCTGA
- a CDS encoding sugar ABC transporter permease encodes MGGVLPAAAAPHPARFTPAARRRRLAPYLLVAGPVLYLLTVVVYPMAYAVALSLQYYRVGGFAGLHNFAFAFQDSLLAASLKATLTYIVIVVGVELAVGLALAVAVQRTIQSVLGRTLAYLLFIVPMVTPPVAAGVSFRLMYIPEYGILNVILHNLGYHGKPILWMSSPGMAMFSVVSVDVWQWMPFVFLVLFAGLQAVPPDVIEAAEMDGAGGWARFRQIDFPYLRPLLLLVLVFRLTDTLRVFDHIQVLTMGGPGAATEFLSLYLYKIAFKFSNLNYASALAIYIVLVISIIFALFGRYLSEEVA; translated from the coding sequence GTGGGTGGGGTGCTGCCGGCTGCGGCGGCGCCCCACCCGGCGAGGTTCACCCCTGCCGCGCGCCGCCGGCGCCTCGCCCCGTACCTCCTGGTGGCGGGGCCGGTGCTCTACCTGCTGACGGTCGTCGTCTACCCGATGGCGTACGCCGTCGCGTTGAGCCTGCAGTACTACCGGGTGGGCGGTTTCGCGGGCCTGCATAACTTCGCGTTTGCCTTCCAGGATTCGCTGCTGGCGGCGTCGCTCAAGGCGACGCTCACCTACATCGTCATCGTCGTGGGGGTGGAGCTCGCCGTCGGGCTGGCGCTCGCGGTCGCGGTGCAGCGCACCATCCAGAGCGTCCTCGGGCGTACGCTCGCCTACCTGCTGTTCATCGTGCCGATGGTGACCCCGCCCGTGGCGGCCGGGGTGAGTTTCCGGCTGATGTACATCCCCGAGTACGGGATCCTGAACGTGATCCTGCACAACCTCGGGTACCACGGGAAACCCATCCTCTGGATGTCCTCGCCCGGGATGGCGATGTTCTCGGTGGTGAGCGTCGACGTCTGGCAGTGGATGCCGTTCGTCTTCCTGGTGTTGTTTGCGGGGCTCCAGGCGGTCCCCCCGGACGTGATCGAGGCCGCGGAGATGGATGGGGCGGGGGGATGGGCCCGCTTCCGGCAGATCGACTTCCCGTACCTCAGGCCGCTGCTGCTGTTGGTCCTCGTCTTTCGCCTCACCGACACCCTGCGCGTGTTCGACCACATCCAGGTGCTGACGATGGGCGGGCCCGGCGCCGCGACGGAGTTCTTGAGTCTGTATCTCTATAAGATCGCGTTCAAGTTCAGCAACCTGAACTACGCCTCGGCTCTCGCCATCTACATCGTGCTGGTCATCTCGATCATCTTCGCGCTCTTCGGCCGCTACCTGTCGGAGGAGGTGGCCTGA
- a CDS encoding extracellular solute-binding protein codes for MLRRYAPVGLILVLLLGSYGVGVGAGASKPAQLNIGVVAGGETRGLKAIKPIWEKATGVKLNLIEYPYPSLYEKMVTAFQANAATFDIVMLDDPWMPKFGSEGWLAPLDAAPFNLKRDPDIYPVVYELGSWPPPRGPIPPGEAAKARHIEAITLVGNVEMFLYRKDLIPKAPQTWDEVLSNGTHLGNPGKQFYGFAMRGAKGNPVISEWNPILTTFGGRIFDDNWNVVFKSDATINALKFFVGQLKAIAQPGADTTDAGDRAKLAATGHAAQEETWPAEASDIVENASVSSVAGKIGYVVLPAGPTGRHTPMMGNWLLGIPKAAKEKDWAYRFIAWATSKEIQKPYAEAGGIPFRKSILTDPTLNKRFPYFAAMADSLAAPPFWRPRTSEWSAVESILGTHVNAALAGSESPEQAMDRAQAEITQHMKEAGYIK; via the coding sequence ATGCTTCGACGGTATGCACCGGTCGGGTTGATCCTGGTCCTGCTCTTAGGCAGCTACGGGGTGGGGGTGGGTGCGGGCGCCTCGAAGCCCGCGCAGTTGAACATCGGGGTCGTCGCCGGAGGCGAGACCCGCGGCCTCAAGGCGATCAAGCCGATTTGGGAAAAGGCCACCGGGGTCAAACTCAACCTGATCGAGTACCCGTACCCAAGCCTCTACGAGAAAATGGTAACGGCATTTCAGGCGAACGCGGCCACCTTCGACATCGTCATGCTCGACGATCCCTGGATGCCGAAGTTCGGCTCGGAAGGGTGGCTCGCCCCGCTCGACGCTGCCCCCTTTAACCTGAAGCGCGATCCCGATATCTACCCCGTGGTGTATGAACTCGGCTCCTGGCCGCCCCCACGCGGCCCCATTCCCCCGGGGGAGGCTGCCAAGGCCCGGCACATCGAGGCGATCACGCTCGTGGGCAACGTCGAGATGTTTCTGTACCGCAAGGATCTGATCCCCAAAGCCCCGCAGACGTGGGATGAAGTCCTCTCCAACGGGACGCACCTCGGGAACCCCGGGAAGCAGTTTTACGGGTTCGCGATGCGGGGCGCGAAGGGCAACCCCGTCATCTCGGAGTGGAACCCGATTCTCACCACGTTTGGCGGCCGGATCTTCGATGACAACTGGAACGTGGTCTTCAAGTCAGATGCCACCATCAATGCCCTGAAGTTCTTCGTGGGGCAGCTCAAGGCGATCGCCCAGCCGGGAGCGGATACGACCGATGCCGGCGACCGCGCGAAGTTGGCCGCGACGGGCCACGCCGCCCAGGAGGAAACCTGGCCGGCCGAGGCGTCGGATATCGTCGAGAATGCGAGTGTGAGCAGCGTCGCCGGCAAGATCGGATATGTGGTCCTCCCGGCAGGACCCACCGGGCGACACACGCCGATGATGGGCAACTGGCTCCTCGGGATCCCCAAGGCCGCGAAGGAGAAAGACTGGGCCTACCGGTTTATCGCCTGGGCGACCAGCAAGGAGATCCAGAAGCCGTACGCGGAGGCGGGGGGCATTCCGTTCCGCAAGTCGATCCTCACCGATCCGACCCTCAACAAGCGCTTCCCGTACTTCGCAGCGATGGCGGATTCGCTCGCCGCCCCGCCGTTCTGGCGGCCGCGCACGTCGGAGTGGTCGGCGGTGGAATCGATCCTCGGCACCCACGTCAACGCCGCCTTGGCCGGCAGCGAGTCGCCCGAGCAGGCGATGGACCGGGCGCAGGCGGAGATCACCCAGCACATGAAGGAGGCGGGCTACATTAAGTAG
- the iolM gene encoding scyllo-inosose 3-dehydrogenase yields the protein MKGLQMTAEWAPRAGYTLSEFERRTGKATTGASVWRHPKVQLTEVTESRLGPKDVRLRPRACGVCGSDVHFYETDKDGYILYPGLTKFPVVIGHEFSGEVVEVGKDVRDLKRGDLVTVEEMIWCGECVPCRNGWPNQCLNLEEIGFTIDGAMAEQLVVGAKYCWPITALADTYGSAEAACEAGALCEPTSVAYNGMFVRGGGFKPGGVVAIYGTGPIGFAAIALARAAGASRVIAFEMSPVRQALAKKVGADEVHSPADLAAAGSSPHEAVLAASGGAGADLSVEAAGAPSKTIPEMEQSLAIGGTVVIIGRAAERAPMYLEHLQTGAAQVVGAQGHSGYGTFQNVIRLMASGRIDLRPIITSRFPLSGAVAAIERATKRQDGKVLVQGV from the coding sequence ATGAAAGGACTGCAGATGACGGCGGAGTGGGCGCCCCGGGCGGGCTACACCCTCTCCGAGTTTGAGCGGCGAACCGGCAAGGCCACAACCGGGGCGAGCGTCTGGCGGCACCCGAAGGTCCAGCTCACCGAGGTCACGGAGTCCCGGCTCGGGCCGAAGGACGTCCGGCTGCGGCCCAGGGCGTGCGGTGTCTGCGGCTCGGACGTGCACTTCTACGAGACGGACAAAGACGGATACATCCTCTACCCGGGCCTCACGAAGTTTCCCGTCGTGATCGGCCACGAGTTCAGCGGAGAGGTCGTCGAGGTCGGCAAAGACGTCCGGGACCTCAAGCGGGGCGACCTCGTGACCGTGGAGGAGATGATCTGGTGCGGGGAGTGCGTCCCCTGCCGGAACGGATGGCCGAACCAGTGTCTCAATCTGGAGGAGATCGGGTTCACGATCGACGGGGCGATGGCCGAGCAGCTGGTCGTGGGCGCGAAATACTGCTGGCCGATCACCGCGCTCGCCGACACCTACGGGAGCGCGGAGGCGGCCTGCGAGGCCGGCGCGCTGTGCGAGCCGACCAGCGTCGCCTACAACGGGATGTTCGTGCGCGGCGGCGGGTTCAAGCCGGGGGGGGTGGTGGCGATCTACGGGACGGGCCCGATCGGATTTGCGGCGATCGCGCTCGCCCGGGCGGCCGGGGCGAGCCGGGTGATCGCGTTTGAAATGAGCCCGGTGCGGCAGGCGCTGGCGAAGAAGGTCGGGGCCGACGAGGTGCACAGCCCCGCGGACCTCGCGGCGGCGGGGAGCAGCCCGCACGAGGCGGTGCTGGCGGCGAGCGGCGGCGCCGGCGCGGACCTGTCGGTGGAGGCCGCCGGGGCGCCGTCGAAGACGATCCCGGAGATGGAGCAGTCGCTCGCCATCGGCGGCACGGTGGTGATCATCGGGCGCGCGGCGGAGCGGGCGCCGATGTACCTGGAGCATCTGCAGACCGGCGCCGCCCAGGTGGTCGGGGCGCAGGGGCACTCCGGTTACGGCACGTTCCAGAACGTCATCAGGCTGATGGCGTCCGGCCGGATCGATCTCAGGCCGATCATCACCAGCCGGTTCCCGCTGAGCGGCGCCGTCGCCGCGATCGAGCGGGCCACCAAGCGGCAGGACGGCAAGGTCCTCGTGCAGGGGGTGTGA